A genomic window from Nicotiana sylvestris chromosome 11, ASM39365v2, whole genome shotgun sequence includes:
- the LOC138881046 gene encoding uncharacterized protein yields MKKNAEGVVVSKTRADCNAEDLNKWEKNTTAKKWLVCGIGPDEYSRIQSYTTSKEIWDTLQVTHEGTPQVKRSRGTLLYSQYANFTMKEGKIIQEIYTRFTTLTNELKSLGRIILEEDKVEKILTRILPVT; encoded by the coding sequence atgaagaagaatgctgaaggagtggttGTGTCAAAGACTAGAGCTGACTGCAATGCCGAGGACTTGAATAAGTGGGAAAAGAATACTacggccaagaaatggcttgtgtgtggaattggtccagacgagtacagtagaattcaaagctATACTACTTCTAAGGAAAtttgggacactttgcaagtgactcacgaaggaactcctcaagtgaagagatcaagaggaacactgctatattctcaatatgcgaatttcaccatgaaggaaggaaaAATCATCCAAGAGATAtatacaaggttcacaacactgacaaatgaacttaagtctcttggaaggattatccttgaagaagacaaggttgagaaaattctGACAAGGATTTTGCCAGTTACAtag